A single region of the Xenopus laevis strain J_2021 chromosome 4L, Xenopus_laevis_v10.1, whole genome shotgun sequence genome encodes:
- the LOC108714427 gene encoding proteasome activator complex subunit 2-like — protein sequence MAKVLRLKVSQDNQEKVNGFREALALFSQVQRFLFEFLPEKIQYMDNLLKSNVFNVEDLATLHTELNIPIPDPPTPESEDSSKMETDKEEKKAPRCGFLKENEKLQKVLNIVQPEIRSLREGCTLIITWIHHMIPKIEDGNDFGVSVQEKLVERVTAVKTKVETTQTNISKYFSERGDAVAKASKETHVMDYRALVHEKDEITFVDLRIAYTEVRNFYVEIFDIILKNFEKITDPKGEDKSSMY from the coding sequence ATGGCCAAAGTACTACGTCTAAAAGTTTCACAGGACAACCAGGAGAAGGTGAATGGGTTCCGTGAAGCTCTAGCTCTATTCTCTCAGGTGCAGCGTTTCCTGTTTGAATTTCTTCCAGAGAAGATTCAATACATGGATAATCTTCTGAAGAGCAATGTTTTCAATGTGGAGGACCTAGCAACCCTTCATACTGAGTTGAACATCCCTATTCCAGATCCTCCAACTCCGGAGTCTGAGGATTcatccaagatggagacagataaagaagaaaaaaaagctccACGTTGTGGGTTCCTAAAGGAGAATGAGAAGTTGCAAAAAGTCCTCAATATAGTTCAGCCTGAGATACGAAGCCTGAGAGAAGGATGTACCCTGATTATCACCTGGATCCATCACATGATACCAAAAATTGAAGATGGAAATGACTTTGGAGTATCAGTGCAGGAAAAACTGGTAGAACGTGTAACTGCTGTAAAAACCAAAGTAGAGACTACACAGACCAACATCTCTAAATATTTTTCAGAGAGAGGAGATGCTGTTGCCAAAGCTTCGAAAGAGACACACGTGATGGATTATCGAGCTTTGGTTCATGAAAAAGATGAAATCACAtttgtagatctaagaatagcctATACTGAAGTGCGAAACTTCTATGTTGAAATCTTTGacattattctgaagaatttTGAGAAAATCACAGACCCTAAAGGAGAGGATAAGAGTTCAATGTACTGA
- the gpr88.L gene encoding probable G-protein coupled receptor 88 encodes MTNITSGHCESHVGTKVLVATVYSLLSVSGTLANVLVIYLVCSFKKLKTTSNAFIVNGCVSDLLVCAFWMPQEVILLSTGRVENHTYRVFMEGVFFLWMTVSLLSHALIALNRFVMITKLPTVYHTVYQKRNTEWMIAMAWVLPLAFLLPWLFGQRPHEISLSCPQLRLYVFLEQEVPISSTYTAILSAVTVLSQTAIVLHCYFRIFRKVQISLKRVSVLNFQVVHNLPCSCPRKDKRLGLYVLIVCCVFALTTEPFAWSVLYGLFQPLPRTLITGSWLLFCLLFVLNPFIYTWKNEEFRRSFRAIVGVELWKNTAIAADPAVQTISQNEP; translated from the coding sequence ATGACCAATATCACTTCTGGCCACTGCGAGAGTCACGTGGGTACAAAGGTGCTGGTGGCCACTGTCTATTCCTTGCTTTCTGTGTCTGGCACTTTGGCCAATGTCCTGGTGATTTATCTGGTCTGCTCTTTCAAGAAACTTAAAACCACTAGCAATGCCTTCATTGTCAATGGTTGTGTGTCTGATCTTCTAGTGTGCGCTTTCTGGATGCCACAAGAAGTCATCTTGCTTTCAACAGGTCGGGTTGAGAATCACACATACAGAGTCTTCATGGAGGGTGTATTTTTCCTTTGGATGACGGTGTCTCTGCTCTCCCATGCTCTCATTGCCCTGAATCGTTTTGTCATGATCACCAAACTGCCTACTGTTTACCACACAGTCTATCAGAAGCGCAATACAGAATGGATGATCGCTATGGCATGGGTGCTGCCACTGGCTTTTCTTCTGCCTTGGTTATTTGGTCAGAGGCCACATGAGATTTCTCTCTCATGTCCACAGCTACGACTTTATGTGTTTTTGGAGCAAGAGGTTCCCATTTCCAGTACCTACACAGCTATTCTTTCTGCTGTCACTGTGTTGAGCCAGACTGCCATTGTCCTCCACTGTTATTTTCGTATCTTTAGAAAAGTTCAAATCAGTTTGAAGAGGGTAAGTGTCCTTAATTTCCAAGTGGTGCACAACCTACCCTGCTCCTGCCCTCGTAAGGACAAACGCTTGGGGCTCTATGTACTGATTGTATGTTGCGTGTTTGCACTGACCACGGAGCCTTTTGCTTGGTCAGTCCTGTATGGCCTGTTCCAGCCTCTGCCAAGAACTTTGATAACTGGAAGCTGGCTTCTGTTCTGCCTCCTTTTTGTGCTCAATCCTTTCATTTACACCTGGAAGAACGAAGAGTTCAGAAGATCCTTCAGAGCTATTGTAGGGGTTGAATTATGGAAAAACACAGCCATTGCTGCTGATCCAGCTGTTCAGACCATTTCCCAAAACGAACCATAA